The Rhizobium sp. BG4 genomic sequence TACCTTGGCGACTGGTGGCGTCGTTGCCGGTATCGCGCTCTGGGCCGCGGCCGGACGGGCGATCACCATCGAAGAGGGTGGCCGTGAAAACACGGCCTGGATCAACGGCAATTTTGCCGGTCTTCCGACCGTCATCTGGATTGCCGCCGTCATTGGCATCCTGGCCTTTGTCGGCCTGCGCTACACCCGCTTCGGCCGCCACAGTCTGGCGATCGGTGCCGGTGAGCCTGCGGCGATTGCGGCGGGCATCAATGTCGAGCGCACCAAGATCGTCGCTTTTGCGATCTCGGGCATGCTGGCGGCGATTGCCGGCTGCATCCTTGCCGCCCGTCTTTCCAGCGGCTCGCCGAATTTGGCCAACCAGCTGCTCCTGCCCGCGATCGCCGCCGTCATCGTTGGCGGTACCGCCATCACCGGCGGTCTCGGCGGTGTGGCGCGAACGGCGGTCGGCGCGCTGATCATCTCGATCGTGCGCATCGGCATGACCTTCATCGGCATCAATATCTTTGCCGAGAACGTCGTCTTCGGTTCGGTGCTGATCCTCGCTGTCGCCATCACCATCGACCGCAGCAAGATTGCGATCATCAAATGAGGATGGCTCCCAACAAAAAAAGCCGCGCCCAGGGGCGCGGCTCTCCGAAAGCGGACCGATCGTTACATCGTGTCGAGGCCGATCAGCTCGATCTTGTAGCCATCCGGATCTTCGATGAAGGCGATATGGGTCGTGCCGTGCATCATCGGGCCCGGCGGGCGCGGGATCTTGGCGCCCTGCTTTTCGAGCGCGGCACAGACGGCGTAGATGTCGTTGACGCCGAGCGCCAGGTGGCCGAAGCCGGTGCCGAGTTCGTAGGGCTCTTCGCGGCCCCAGTTGTAGGTCAGTTCGATGACGGTGTCGGTCTCCTCCGGACCGTAGCCGACAAAGGCGTTGGTGAACTTTCCGCCCGGATAATCATCCTTGCGCAGAAGCGTCATCCCGAGCAGTTCCGTGTAGAACTTGATCGACCTGTCGAGGTCGAACACG encodes the following:
- a CDS encoding ABC transporter permease produces the protein MFKDIKSLLTAGWMQGAIPPALLVVLVLVIEIAAPGFLTGDTLILLLSNTAVLFILAAGVTFVILIGGIDLSIQSVASLSSVILAQLLPQIGMLAFPVAIFSGLIFGVLSGYVHVRLKVPSFVATLATGGVVAGIALWAAAGRAITIEEGGRENTAWINGNFAGLPTVIWIAAVIGILAFVGLRYTRFGRHSLAIGAGEPAAIAAGINVERTKIVAFAISGMLAAIAGCILAARLSSGSPNLANQLLLPAIAAVIVGGTAITGGLGGVARTAVGALIISIVRIGMTFIGINIFAENVVFGSVLILAVAITIDRSKIAIIK
- the gloA gene encoding lactoylglutathione lyase, with protein sequence MTAASGQFRNMHTMIRVFDLDRSIKFYTELLGMTLLRKDDYPGGKFTNAFVGYGPEETDTVIELTYNWGREEPYELGTGFGHLALGVNDIYAVCAALEKQGAKIPRPPGPMMHGTTHIAFIEDPDGYKIELIGLDTM